The DNA region CCTCCACCATGAAGACGGGAATAAGGCCATCTCGCAGCAAGAGGCCCAAGATCACCTCTGAGTCGACTTGGTTTTTGGGGCAGCCTAAACTAATCAGATGGACCTTTTCCATCCCTAAGATCAATAAAAAAGGGGGACATAGCCCCCCGTAGATTCGGCCCTTGTCATTCAAGGTCCTATTGGCCCTCTATCTCCTCCTCCATCTTTTCCACCTTTTTTCCTTTGACCTCTATCCTGCCGGTGTCTAGGTGGAGGATGATCTCATCCCCTCTTATCCACTCTCCTACCCCCCTGATCTTGGCATCTCCTGTCATCACCAAAAGCTGTTGAGTTGGGGACCATGTGGCCTTTTTAGAGAAGATCTCCTCTCCCCCTCCTTTTACCCTCACCTCACCCATGGCCACCATCTCCCTGGGGACCCCTTTCTCCATGGTCAACAGGAGGGACTCGGAGCGGATGGTCATCTCTTCCCCCAAGGCCACCACTTCGCCAGTATACATGATGGCGTTCTTATCGGGGATCTCCTCGGTACGCCTGGCGGTGATGCGGAAGGGGAAGGTCTCTCTCCTCATCTTTTCAGGGGGCTTGGCCACTCTCACCTTTTCGCCCTCGCGCACAGGAGAGGCCGGAACTACTCCTTCTGCCTTCAGGCTGGCCAGGAGTTTCTGCCCCTTTTTGGTGAAGGGGCTTTGGGGATAATCCTGTACCAGTCGTGTCAAGGGGGTAAAGGCCTCAGGGTCCCTCTTCTGTTTGTGCAGGGCAATACCGAGGAAATAGAGGACTTCATCCTCTATCCCGAAGGCGGGATTCCTCTCCAGGACCGAGGTCAATCTCTTCGCTGCCGCAGGGTATTTCCCCTTGCGGAGATAGAAACGGGCGATGTAGAGCTCGTGCTCTGCCAGCCTCCGCCGACAGAAGGCGATCTTCTCACGGGCCTTCTGAGCGAAGATGGTATCAGGGTAGTTGGAGGCCACATTTTGAAAGGCAGTCAGGGCCTTTACCGTGGCCTCCTGGTCGCGATCCTTCGATAATATCTGTTGATAGTAACAGAGCCCTATCTGAAACTCCACATAGGGAACATCGGGATGAAAGGGGTGCCGTTTTTTAAACTCAGTATATCTGGTGATGGCCTCGGGATACTCCTTCCGAAAGAAGTAACAGTCCGCGATCCGCAGATCC from Deltaproteobacteria bacterium includes:
- the bamD gene encoding outer membrane protein assembly factor BamD is translated as MKVNYTRLIGVVIVASLLLLGCAGKRKSQPPPKDPAVLYTKGIIIFNKGKYKEAIEAFTQLKNYFPSDELYALKADLRIADCYFFRKEYPEAITRYTEFKKRHPFHPDVPYVEFQIGLCYYQQILSKDRDQEATVKALTAFQNVASNYPDTIFAQKAREKIAFCRRRLAEHELYIARFYLRKGKYPAAAKRLTSVLERNPAFGIEDEVLYFLGIALHKQKRDPEAFTPLTRLVQDYPQSPFTKKGQKLLASLKAEGVVPASPVREGEKVRVAKPPEKMRRETFPFRITARRTEEIPDKNAIMYTGEVVALGEEMTIRSESLLLTMEKGVPREMVAMGEVRVKGGGEEIFSKKATWSPTQQLLVMTGDAKIRGVGEWIRGDEIILHLDTGRIEVKGKKVEKMEEEIEGQ